The Bacteroidota bacterium genome has a segment encoding these proteins:
- the pnp gene encoding polyribonucleotide nucleotidyltransferase: MSNPAITKSFDLGDGRIISIETGRLAKQADGAVVVKMGDTMLLATVVAAQKPVEGEDFMPLSVEYREKYAAAGRFPGGFYKREARPSEHEILVARLVDRALRPLFPDDFHCETQMIITLISADKNISPDALAALAASSALSISNIPFSGPISEVRVARINGEFVINPNISQLIDADLDLIVAATAESIVMVEGEMKEVAESVMLEALKVAHDAIRLQCQAQLDLVGMLGNPVEKRATENGMADPELLTALKTASYDKLYAIARSGIKKKHERLETFEAIKNAFTETIPEEEREIKTPLINKYFDDIQKEAVRNAVLTERTRLDGRKLDEIRPIWCEVDYLPAAHGSSIFTRGETQSLTSVTLGTKLDEQVVDGAVFEGKTSFMLHYNFPPFSTGEVKPMRGTSRREIGHGNLALRALKSVIPNGESNPYTIRIVSDILESNGSSSMATVCAGTLALMDAGVKISKPVSGIAMGLITDKATGKYGVLSDILGDEDHLGDMDFKITGTRDGVTACQMDIKVEGLSFEVLQEALEQARKGRLFILDEMAKVISEPREDYKPFVPRIEQMTVAKEYIGAIIGPGGKIIQNIQSETNSTIVIQEVGEFGIVDIVAVDKASIDAARERIKSIIAVPELGEVYNGTVKNITSFGAFVEILPGKDGLLHISEIDWKRINTVEEVLKVGDKIEVKLIDIDRKTGKLKLSRRVLLPRPPLRPNM, from the coding sequence ATGTCCAATCCTGCAATTACAAAGTCATTTGATCTGGGCGATGGCCGGATCATCTCTATTGAAACCGGCCGTTTGGCCAAACAAGCCGACGGCGCTGTTGTCGTTAAAATGGGCGACACGATGCTTCTGGCCACTGTGGTGGCAGCGCAAAAACCTGTCGAAGGCGAGGATTTTATGCCTCTCTCAGTCGAATACCGCGAAAAATATGCGGCTGCCGGACGATTTCCCGGTGGCTTTTATAAACGTGAAGCACGACCTTCGGAACACGAGATACTCGTGGCACGACTCGTCGACAGGGCGCTCAGACCTCTTTTTCCCGATGATTTCCATTGCGAGACACAGATGATCATCACGCTTATCTCTGCCGACAAAAATATTTCACCCGATGCTCTGGCAGCACTGGCAGCCTCATCAGCATTGAGTATTTCCAACATTCCGTTCAGCGGCCCCATCTCTGAAGTCAGGGTCGCCCGCATTAACGGAGAATTTGTGATCAATCCGAATATCTCACAGCTCATCGATGCCGACCTCGACCTTATCGTGGCAGCCACTGCCGAAAGCATTGTTATGGTAGAAGGCGAAATGAAGGAAGTCGCTGAATCGGTCATGCTGGAAGCGCTCAAAGTAGCTCATGATGCTATACGCTTACAATGCCAGGCACAACTTGACCTGGTTGGCATGCTGGGAAATCCTGTTGAAAAAAGAGCCACTGAAAATGGCATGGCTGATCCGGAACTGCTGACAGCCCTTAAAACCGCTTCGTATGACAAACTCTATGCGATTGCCAGGTCAGGGATAAAGAAAAAACATGAACGCCTCGAAACCTTTGAAGCCATAAAGAACGCATTTACCGAAACGATTCCGGAAGAGGAAAGGGAAATAAAAACTCCACTGATCAACAAATATTTCGATGACATTCAGAAAGAAGCTGTCAGAAATGCGGTACTCACTGAGAGGACCAGGCTCGACGGCCGTAAGCTGGATGAAATCAGGCCCATATGGTGCGAAGTGGATTATCTGCCCGCCGCTCATGGATCGTCCATTTTCACAAGAGGAGAAACACAGTCGCTCACATCTGTCACACTGGGTACCAAGCTCGATGAGCAGGTGGTCGACGGCGCCGTATTCGAAGGCAAGACCTCGTTTATGCTTCACTATAACTTCCCGCCGTTTTCTACGGGTGAAGTAAAGCCTATGCGTGGCACCAGCCGGAGAGAGATAGGCCATGGCAACCTGGCATTGCGAGCCCTTAAATCAGTCATACCCAATGGTGAGAGCAATCCTTATACAATCCGCATTGTGTCGGATATCCTGGAATCTAACGGATCATCCTCCATGGCCACTGTCTGCGCAGGAACACTTGCCCTGATGGATGCCGGAGTGAAGATATCCAAACCGGTGTCGGGCATAGCAATGGGGCTCATTACAGATAAAGCTACAGGTAAATATGGCGTGCTATCCGATATCCTTGGTGATGAAGACCACCTTGGCGACATGGACTTTAAAATTACCGGCACCCGTGATGGTGTCACCGCCTGTCAGATGGATATCAAGGTAGAAGGACTGTCATTTGAAGTATTGCAGGAAGCCCTCGAACAAGCCAGAAAAGGACGTCTGTTTATCCTGGATGAAATGGCCAAAGTGATCAGTGAGCCACGCGAGGATTATAAACCTTTTGTCCCGCGCATTGAACAGATGACCGTCGCCAAGGAATATATCGGCGCTATCATCGGACCCGGAGGTAAAATCATCCAGAATATCCAGAGCGAAACCAATTCCACCATCGTCATCCAGGAAGTCGGAGAATTCGGCATTGTGGATATCGTTGCCGTCGATAAAGCATCCATCGATGCAGCTAGGGAGAGGATCAAAAGCATCATCGCCGTTCCCGAACTGGGTGAGGTCTACAATGGCACAGTGAAAAACATCACCTCCTTCGGAGCTTTTGTTGAAATATTGCCCGGAAAAGACGGACTGTTACATATTTCGGAAATAGATTGGAAACGTATCAATACTGTAGAAGAAGTCCTGAAGGTCGGCGATAAGATTGAAGTGAAGCTGATTGATATCGACCGCAAGACCGGCAAACTTAAGCTATCGCGAAGAGTATTGTTACCCAGGCCGCCCCTGAGGCCCAACATGTAA
- the rpsO gene encoding 30S ribosomal protein S15: protein MYLTTEKKKKVFKEFGKSEFDTGSSEGQIALFTHRIKHLTEHLKANKKDMATERALVKLVGKRRKLLDYLKQVDIERYRAIIKNLNIRK from the coding sequence ATGTATCTGACAACTGAAAAAAAGAAAAAAGTCTTCAAGGAATTTGGTAAATCGGAGTTCGACACCGGTTCATCAGAAGGACAGATTGCCTTATTCACGCACAGGATCAAGCATCTGACTGAGCACCTCAAGGCCAACAAGAAAGACATGGCCACTGAAAGAGCTCTCGTTAAGCTGGTCGGTAAACGCCGTAAACTTCTCGACTACCTGAAACAGGTTGACATTGAGCGCTACAGGGCAATCATCAAGAACCTGAATATCAGAAAGTAA
- a CDS encoding ABC transporter ATP-binding protein → MGIITTKNLHKVYQETKIPVVAVNGIDISFAEGEFTAVVGPSGSGKTTFLNLIGGLDVPTQGEVHINGTNVTTLSSRKLVDFRLRNIGFVFQSYNLIPVLTARENVEFIMLLQGIPKSERENRTIELLKSVGLEDKIDVRPGELSGGQQQRVSVARALASKPRFILADEPTANLDSKSTENLLDIMERLNHEENITFIFSTHDARVVNKAHRIITIEDGKVISDVENEPHSPHPPA, encoded by the coding sequence ATGGGAATCATCACAACAAAAAACCTGCACAAGGTATACCAGGAGACAAAAATCCCGGTAGTGGCAGTCAATGGTATAGATATCTCCTTTGCGGAAGGTGAATTTACAGCTGTCGTAGGCCCTTCGGGGTCGGGCAAGACTACATTCTTGAATCTTATCGGCGGGCTGGATGTCCCCACCCAAGGTGAGGTTCATATCAACGGCACGAATGTCACAACCTTATCCTCGCGCAAGCTGGTGGATTTCAGATTACGTAACATCGGATTTGTCTTTCAGTCGTATAACCTCATTCCTGTGCTCACGGCGCGGGAGAACGTCGAATTCATCATGCTTCTGCAGGGTATACCCAAATCCGAAAGAGAAAATAGAACCATCGAATTACTGAAATCGGTGGGACTGGAAGACAAGATTGATGTGAGGCCCGGTGAGCTGTCGGGCGGACAGCAGCAGCGTGTGTCTGTTGCCAGGGCGCTGGCATCAAAGCCGCGGTTCATCCTGGCAGATGAGCCAACAGCCAACCTGGATTCGAAATCGACCGAAAACCTGCTCGACATCATGGAAAGGCTGAACCATGAAGAGAATATCACTTTCATCTTTTCGACGCATGATGCACGGGTGGTCAACAAGGCACACCGGATCATCACCATTGAAGACGGGAAGGTTATCAGTGATGTTGAGAATGAGCCACATTCACCTCACCCCCCGGCGTGA
- a CDS encoding FtsX-like permease family protein, whose translation MIWSIAWRNVWRNKLRSLIVIAAVTIGLFGTLFMIALSIGMVDQRIDAAIEHEVSHIQIHHPKFMQDKSPDYFMTGVPAMVDSIRGISGVKAVSSRLALPAMASTAATGTGVMVNGIQPEEEKQVSKIYDCLKEGTYFEKEARTPLILISQKLATKMNAKMGSKIVITLQNMEGVVTYGLFRVGGIYKTSNTMYDEGNVFVRSADLADLTGFDTNNATEIAVLLDNTNKTDEVTALLQAKYSSLSVMPWKELQPMLLTLSSIMDLYSYILMIVILTAMAFGIINTMLMAILERIKEIGMLMAVGMSRKRIFTMIMLETIFLSVTGALIGMVVSYATIQLTGVHGLNFAAWSEGLESFGYSSLVYPVLYNKYYIALTLFVIVTAILSSVYPARKALRFKPAEAIRADT comes from the coding sequence ATGATCTGGTCAATAGCATGGAGAAATGTCTGGCGTAACAAGCTGAGGAGCCTCATCGTCATTGCAGCTGTCACCATCGGGTTGTTCGGCACCCTGTTCATGATCGCCCTGTCGATAGGCATGGTGGATCAGCGGATAGATGCTGCCATTGAACATGAGGTATCCCACATCCAGATACACCATCCGAAATTCATGCAGGATAAATCGCCCGATTACTTTATGACCGGTGTGCCGGCGATGGTGGATTCTATAAGGGGCATAAGTGGTGTGAAGGCTGTCAGCAGCCGCCTTGCACTGCCGGCCATGGCCAGCACTGCAGCCACCGGTACCGGTGTCATGGTCAATGGCATTCAACCGGAGGAAGAAAAGCAGGTGTCAAAAATCTATGATTGTCTGAAAGAGGGCACATACTTCGAAAAGGAGGCGCGGACGCCTCTCATCCTCATCAGCCAGAAGCTGGCGACAAAAATGAATGCCAAAATGGGATCCAAGATAGTCATCACACTGCAAAATATGGAAGGCGTGGTGACCTACGGACTGTTCCGCGTCGGCGGGATCTATAAGACATCCAACACCATGTATGACGAAGGCAATGTCTTTGTCAGATCGGCAGACCTGGCTGACCTGACTGGTTTCGATACGAACAATGCGACCGAAATAGCGGTGCTGCTGGATAATACAAATAAAACCGATGAAGTGACAGCTTTACTGCAGGCAAAGTATAGCAGCCTGAGCGTGATGCCATGGAAAGAACTGCAGCCTATGCTTCTGACCCTGTCATCCATCATGGACTTATACTCTTATATTTTGATGATCGTTATACTCACGGCTATGGCCTTCGGTATCATCAACACTATGCTGATGGCCATACTGGAGCGTATCAAGGAAATTGGTATGCTTATGGCCGTCGGAATGAGCAGAAAGCGGATATTCACGATGATCATGCTGGAAACCATATTCCTTTCAGTGACAGGAGCTCTGATAGGGATGGTCGTCAGTTATGCCACCATACAACTGACAGGAGTACACGGGCTGAATTTTGCCGCCTGGTCGGAAGGACTGGAATCCTTCGGGTACAGTTCGCTTGTCTATCCGGTACTATATAACAAGTACTATATAGCGCTGACCTTGTTTGTCATTGTCACGGCTATTTTATCATCAGTTTACCCTGCGCGGAAAGCGCTGCGATTCAAACCTGCAGAAGCGATTCGCGCAGATACGTAA
- a CDS encoding FtsX-like permease family protein produces MKTYIKLAWRNLWRNKRRTIITVLSVLFAFFLALVMRSMQLGSYDLMVESAVKTSTGYIQIHALGYWDDKTIDNTFISTDTLEGRLLSTRHITAFIPRLESFALISSGDMTKGIAVIGTDPEKENAISALRNRVIRGSYFEKDDNSVLIGEALADYLKVDVNDTIVLLSQGYHGESAQGAYPVKGIVRFTAPEMNSSMLYMSLTAAQKLYSAPERLTSLSVLLDNKKYIRFVADQLKIINAENLEVMTWRELLPEMVQAIQSDNVSGQFMLGILYVVVGFGIFGTIMMMTIERRREFGIMVAVGMRRVKLAFIVFVETVILALVGIAAGAALSYPIILYYHLHPYQLTGETAKAMAEFNVEPVMPFALEPGFFINQSLVVIILSILAAIYPLTVIGRFKIIPALRGK; encoded by the coding sequence ATGAAAACATATATAAAATTAGCCTGGCGTAACCTGTGGAGGAATAAGAGAAGGACTATCATCACTGTGCTGTCGGTGCTTTTCGCGTTTTTCCTGGCATTGGTTATGCGGTCGATGCAACTCGGCTCTTATGACCTCATGGTTGAAAGCGCAGTAAAAACCTCGACAGGATATATACAGATCCATGCACTGGGATACTGGGATGATAAGACCATTGACAACACATTCATCAGCACTGACACGCTTGAAGGCAGGCTGCTCAGTACCAGGCATATCACCGCGTTCATTCCGCGACTGGAGTCGTTTGCCCTCATCTCATCGGGCGACATGACCAAGGGCATAGCTGTAATAGGCACAGACCCCGAAAAAGAGAACGCTATTTCCGCATTACGCAACAGGGTGATACGGGGCAGCTATTTTGAAAAGGACGACAACAGCGTCCTCATCGGCGAAGCTCTTGCCGATTATCTGAAGGTGGATGTGAATGATACTATTGTTCTTCTGAGCCAGGGCTACCATGGTGAATCAGCACAGGGTGCTTACCCGGTAAAAGGGATCGTCCGTTTCACGGCACCGGAGATGAACAGCTCCATGCTGTACATGTCGCTGACAGCAGCGCAGAAGCTGTATTCCGCACCGGAACGCCTCACCTCCCTGTCGGTATTGCTCGACAACAAAAAGTACATCCGATTTGTGGCCGACCAGTTGAAAATCATCAATGCTGAAAATCTTGAAGTCATGACCTGGCGCGAGCTTCTTCCGGAAATGGTGCAGGCTATACAAAGTGATAATGTCAGCGGACAGTTTATGCTCGGCATTTTATACGTTGTGGTAGGTTTTGGCATTTTCGGCACCATCATGATGATGACCATTGAACGCCGGAGGGAGTTTGGAATCATGGTGGCGGTGGGCATGCGCCGTGTCAAGCTGGCCTTCATTGTATTCGTCGAAACAGTCATCCTTGCTTTAGTGGGTATTGCTGCCGGTGCGGCGTTGAGCTATCCGATCATCCTGTACTATCACCTTCACCCCTACCAGCTCACGGGTGAGACAGCCAAGGCTATGGCGGAATTCAATGTGGAACCTGTGATGCCCTTTGCACTTGAGCCGGGATTTTTCATCAACCAGAGCCTGGTGGTCATCATCCTGAGCATCCTGGCGGCCATATATCCCCTCACCGTCATCGGTAGGTTCAAAATCATACCGGCACTCAGGGGAAAGTAA
- a CDS encoding outer membrane lipoprotein-sorting protein, translated as MKRTFLISIILIIAGILTWNPIRSQETGALEIVKKSQDKANGLSSVGTMKMTIVRPDWTREVTMKAWSKTTDYSMILITAPANDKGQVFLKRFNEMWNWMPNINRMIKLPPSMMSQSWMGSDFTNDDLVRMNSIVNDYTHAILGSETIEGLDCYKIELIPKPEAAVVWGKVILWISKDEYYQMKAEYYDEDKMLVTTMIASEIKQMGDRKLPSKMVMISEDKKGNETRLEMIDTKFNVPIDEGFFSQQNMKTVR; from the coding sequence ATGAAAAGAACATTTTTGATATCCATCATTCTGATAATTGCTGGGATTCTTACATGGAATCCGATCCGGTCACAGGAAACGGGTGCGCTTGAGATCGTTAAAAAATCGCAGGATAAGGCCAACGGGCTGTCGAGTGTGGGAACCATGAAAATGACCATCGTCAGACCTGACTGGACCAGAGAGGTCACCATGAAAGCCTGGTCGAAAACAACGGATTATTCCATGATACTCATCACAGCACCGGCCAATGACAAAGGACAGGTATTCCTCAAGCGGTTCAATGAGATGTGGAACTGGATGCCAAATATCAACAGAATGATCAAGCTGCCGCCATCCATGATGAGCCAGTCGTGGATGGGATCGGACTTTACCAATGACGACCTGGTGAGGATGAACTCCATCGTCAATGATTACACACATGCTATCCTCGGGTCGGAGACCATTGAAGGGCTCGACTGCTATAAAATCGAACTCATTCCCAAACCCGAGGCAGCGGTCGTTTGGGGCAAAGTCATTCTCTGGATATCTAAAGATGAATATTACCAGATGAAGGCTGAATACTATGATGAGGATAAAATGCTGGTTACTACAATGATAGCATCTGAGATCAAACAGATGGGCGACAGGAAACTGCCCAGCAAAATGGTGATGATATCTGAAGATAAAAAAGGTAACGAAACCCGGCTGGAGATGATCGACACGAAATTCAATGTGCCCATTGATGAAGGCTTTTTCTCGCAACAAAATATGAAAACAGTCAGATAG